Proteins from one Gorilla gorilla gorilla isolate KB3781 chromosome 11, NHGRI_mGorGor1-v2.1_pri, whole genome shotgun sequence genomic window:
- the LOC134756630 gene encoding uncharacterized protein has product MQARATFCTLDECVCRSYCGMAINSFHASTSSALPAVALGTRADPGQEEANIPNRFLRGLVRVPALTPLLYTSDPGLRLASQEIPIFSQIKMPLSPHNQQFSPSHLPPAPASRLGPPKRPAPSGHLGLAPTRLELPAPGAVRGGRFLQALPVSAAQAAGGYGTGPPLSSGGWRWERNWGSAEVSEGTSPPPPTPGTAKPQIFLPTAGRRPCPPALQGRAQKGSPSRLPAPGSGQASESRGWAAGFSHRPSRPVLPGHVHCTVSICSGRGLLFFPQHLFLWAPRLCVPPHPLLQGFRFLHRRPPFCDQPSPATRTRPLQRGAPGRPFGSRPSLSLRRPALPPTLRPRLPRAAAQLDIRTLRLSAPFPSPGRHVGTSADLGLSSGLHPGPPNFRSAQVPSSQPAEAHSSIRSREG; this is encoded by the exons ATGCAGGCCAGGGCCACATTCTGCACCCTGGATGAATGTGTCTGCCGCAGCTACTGTGGGATGGCCATCAATTCCTTCCATG CAAGTACATCCAGTGCTCTCCCAGCTGTAGCTCTTGGGACCAGAGCAGACCCAGGGCAAGAGGAGGCAAACATCCCAAACAGATTTCTCAGAGGCTTG GTCCGAGTTCCTGCTCTCACACCCCTACTCTACACCTCCGACCCGGGTCTCAGATTAGCGTCCCAAGAGATTCCGATCTTTTCCCAGATTAAGATGCCCCTATCCCCGCACAATCAGCAGTTTTCCCCCTCACACCTTCCTCCCGCACCTGCGTCCAGACTGGGTCCGCCGAAACGGCCCGCCCCATCCGGGCATCTTGGCCTTGCTCCAACCCGACTGGAGCTGCCCGCGCCCGGCGCGGTCCGCGGAGGGCGCTTCTTACAGGCACTTCCGGTCAGCGCAGCCCAGGCCGCAGGAGGGTACGGTACCGGACCCCCTCTCTCCAGTGGGGGCTGGAGATGGGAGCGCAACTGGGGCTCCGCCGAGGTCTCTGAGGGCACTTCACCGCCGCCCCCGACCCCAGGAACTGCGAAACCCCAAATCTTCCTGCCCACCGCGGGACGCAGGCCCTGCCCACCCGCTCTCCAGGGACGCGCGCAGAAAGGCAGTCCCAGCCGCCTCCCCGCGCCAGGGTCCGGGCAAGCGTCTGAAAGCCGTGGTTGGGCCGCAGGCTTCAGCCATCGCCCCTCACGCCCGGTTCTCCCGGGCCACGTTCATTGCACAGTTTCGATTTGTTCAGGCCGGGGTCTCCTCTTCTTTCCTCAACATCTTTTTCTATGGGCTCCCCGCCTCTGTGTTCCTCCTCATCCTCTGCTCCAAGGTTTCCGTTTTTTGCACCGGAGGCCGCCCTTCTGCGACCAGCCTTCTCCGGCCACTCGGACTCGGCCTCTGCAGCGGGGTGCACCCGGGCGTCCCTTCGGCTCCcggccctccctctctcttcgtCGCCCAGCCCTGCCTCCAACTTTGCGCCCCCGGCTGCCCCGCGCCGCGGCTCAACTGGACATCCGAACGCTCCGACTGTCcgctcccttcccctcccccggCCGACACGTGGGGACCAGCGCTGACCTTGG ATTGAGCTCTGGCCTTCACCCCGGGCCTCCTAACTTCAGGTCCGCCCAAGTGCCCTCCTCTCAGCCGGCGGAGGCTCACAGCTCTATCAGGAGTAGGGAG GGCTGA
- the EN1 gene encoding homeobox protein engrailed-1 yields MEEQQPEPKSQRDSALGAAAAATPGGLSLSLSPGASGSSGSGSDGDSVPVSPQPAPPSPPAAPCLPPLAHHPHLPPHPPPPPPQHLAAPAHQPQPAAQLHRTTNFFIDNILRPDFGCKKEQPPPQLLVAAAARGGAGGGGRVERDRGQTAAGRDPVHPLGTRAPGAASLLCAPDANCGPPDGSQPAAAGAGASKAGNPAAAAAAAAAAAAAAVAAAAAAAAAKPSDSGGGGSGGGAGSPGAQGTKYPEHGNPAILLMGSANGGPVVKTDSQQPLVWPAWVYCTRYSDRPSSGPRTRKLKKKKNEKEDKRPRTAFTAEQLQRLKAEFQANRYITEQRRQTLAQELSLNESQIKIWFQNKRAKIKKATGIKNGLALHLMAQGLYNHSTTTVQDKDESE; encoded by the exons ATGGAAGAACAGCAGCCGGAACCTAAAAGTCAGCGCGACTCGGCCCtcggcgcggcggcggcggcgactcCGGGCGGCCTCAGCCTGAGCCTCAGTCCGGGCGCCAGCGgcagcagcggcagcggcagcgaTGGAGACAGCGTGCCGGTGTCCCCGCAGCCTGCGCCCCCCTCGCCGCCCGCGGCGCCTTGCCTGCCGCCCCTAGCCCACCACCCGCACCTCCCCCCacaccccccgcccccgccgcctcAGCATCTCGCGGCGCCTGCTCACCAGCCGCAGCCAGCGGCCCAGCTGCACCGCACCACCAACTTTTTCATCGACAACATCCTGAGGCCGGACTTCGGCTGCAAAAAGGAGCAGCCGCCACcgcagcttctggtggctgcggCGGCCAGAGGAGGCGCAGGAGGAGGAGGCCGGGTCGAGCGTGACAGAGGCCAGACTGCCGCAGGTAGAGACCCTGTCCACCCGTTGGGCACCCGGGCGCCAGGCGCTGCCTCGCTCCTGTGCGCCCCGGACGCGAACTGTGGCCCACCCGACGGCTCCCAGCCAGCCGCCGCCGGCGCGGGCGCGTCTAAGGCTGGGAACccggctgcggcggcggcggcggcggcggcagcggccgCGGCGGCAgtggcagcggcggcggcggccgcagCAGCCAAGCCCTCGGACAGCGGTGGCGGCGGCAGTGGAGGCGGCGCGGGGAGCCCCGGAGCGCAGGGCACCAAATACCCGGAGCACGGCAACCCGGCTATCCTACTTATGGGCTCTGCCAACGGCGGGCCCGTGGTCAAAACTGACTCGCAGCAGCCTCTCGTATGGCCCGCCTGGGTGTACTGCACACGTTATTCGGATCGTCCATCCTCCG GTCCGCGCACCAGGAagctgaagaagaagaagaacgaGAAGGAGGACAAGCGGCCGCGGACGGCGTTCACGGCCGAGCAGCTGCAGAGACTCAAGGCGGAGTTCCAGGCAAACCGCTACATCACGGAGCAGCGGCGGCAGACCCTGGCCCAGGAACTCAGCCTCAACGAGTCCCAGATCAAGATCTGGTTCCAGAACAAGCGCGCCAAGATCAAGAAAGCCACAGGCATTAAGAACGGCTTGGCGCTGCACCTCATGGCCCAGGGACTGTACAACCACTCCACCACCACGGTCCAGGACAAAGACGAGAGCGAGTAG